Below is a genomic region from Carassius auratus strain Wakin chromosome 2, ASM336829v1, whole genome shotgun sequence.
GAAGTAACCTTTGTGCTAAGGAAAGCAAATTCTCCTTTCAGAGGTCTTGCCACTGAAAATATGATTCCTCAAGCTAAGGCAAAAAAGTAACAGACCAAATGACCTCTACAAGACACTATAGAACAATGAGTATGTTAACACCCACAATCAGCAAACCCCATAAACCTCAAAACATGACAAATCTTCTCAAAGTATTAACCCTATGTAGgtctgtctaaaaaaaaaaaaaaaaaactattacctTTCCATCATATTTATTCCATTGTTCTTTTGAAGGAGGTCGATGACATTGTCATAGTTACCCATCAGCTATTCACAATCGCCACCCTCAGGCAAAGCATGCGCCATATGGCATTACTGCGTCTGACATACATCTCCACACCACAGATGGCTTCATTCAACGTAGAGGAAGCCTGGTGTAAAGAGACAGGATTTCTCTAGGCTACTACGTCTGAGATGCAAAGAGGCAATTTCAGAAACCTTCCCTCCAAGAGTAGTACATGCTGTAATCATAACATCAAAATCTTCTGCATTTGAGTATACACTTTTCACACACTCACTTCACTGCAACCAATAACATCTATTGTCCTAACTAGTGGAAGTATCGCTCTGATCTGTTAACAATATACAGTTCAATTGAGTAAAAGCAATCAGATCCAGAGGTTAAAAGAGCTTGATGTGGTAATGAGAAGGAGTTTTGCCTCAATGATGGATAAAATCACCATTTATGGTTCAAAATTGAACAAATCTATTGGAAATTTCACTCTGCCTTTCAAtgttccaacaacaacaacaaaaaaaacagaaaagcgTAAAAGATTATCcccaaaaaatataaatcatcATGCCTCGTATGTAATCCTGTGCAATATTTACGCATGTACAACTCATCTGCTTTCACCCGGGATCTTCCCAACACACTCTACAAAATCAAGTAATTCATTCAAGCCATTGCCACCCCAGCAGGCTGCACAAAACCAAACGCTAAGCCTGGCATAAATTACAGATCACCACGTTTCCATGGTAAGAAGAACACCATCCCTCCGGGAGATCAAGATGTCCATGAAGAGAGACGATCCATGTGTAACTTCTCTCCATTTACAAGTTTCCTTTACAGTTCTGTTCAGTTTACTAGTTTCACTCGGAGCTATAAAGTAAAGAGTTAAGAGGAAAGGCAAGCAGAGCAAACCTTCCCTTCATGAAGGTGCTGTAGAGCAGAGAAAAGCCAAGTCTCAAGAATCACATCAGATAGTTAAAGCCAGGCTCACTCAACGCCAGACCGATTAATCTGGCCATAAGTGTTGATGcttgttatttgtttttgttccttTGTGTCTTTCTCCCAATCCTCTCATCAGAAAATATATGCTCTTGCAAGGGGGTATTGTCTCCTAAAAACATGAAGCAGagacaatatacatttaaaatattaagttacacaccctcaggtcatccaagatgtagataagctTGTTTCATAAGAATGAATTTCAAGAAACTTGGCATTACATCACAtcctcaccaatggatccatTATATATGTTACTTGAATAACCAAACTCACCTGAGTCAAAGTGTCATTGCACGTGAAGACATTAATCAATCAAAAGGATGCTCAGGGCAGCATGGCTTCACTTTGCTCCATGTGTCAATGCAGCTATTTAGAGAAATATCAGCCATTACATATTTGAAAGCATTTGTATAGCAAATCCTCACTCTTATTATTTGGATTTAGGATGGTTATGGTTACCTCTTATGGTAGACACACAGGCAGGCCAGTCGAGCGATGGTTTCCCCCTGTAGCAGGTCTTCGAGACAGATTGAACATTCTCCACTGTCCTTAGCTAGCACATCAGCTGTTGGACACCATAAGAGGGAATTAACAACTAAGTTATTAGCAgatgaaagaaaaacaacaataaaaaccaaTGGAATGCTTACTGTTATAAGGAAGAGGTGGAGAAGTCAGACAACTTAGAAGATGGTCCTCGATTCGCCCTCCAGGGAACGGCTTGGTGCAGAAGGGACAACGAATAGCTGGAAAGGAGGGGGAACAATCAAGCAAGTTGTCTAGCATTATGAAATGGAGATGTAGAAAGGGTTTTGTGATATGCAGGCCAGTCACAGTAATAGATGGGTGAGCATGTGCCCATGTGGCCCACTTTTCTGAACCCTCTGGCTGGACTACAGCCAACTGACCGATATAGTGCAAAAAATACCCAAAGATCATCAAGTGAACTGGGTTTACCTCTAATCATTGTTTAAATCCATCATGGATCATCCTGTCAGGAATGCTTGAAATGCCTACAAACCCCAAATCTTAATTACACCGCAAGCTCATTAGTCTCGACCGGActagttaatattttttaatcacctTCCATGTTTTACTTGGTTTCAAACTGAAAATTCACTCACATTACTGTCAAATTGGGTTTGTTGTCtactttattatgtatataaactttctgtaacactttacaataatttcCCATAAGTTAAAGCATTACCAATGAGcaaaacatttattgcattatttattctTAGTTGGTTCATATTAGCTTGGGACCactacatgttaaaatatttttaattctaataatatattaatacatgttgaagttaacattaactaaacttaataaatgctttaaaatatcattGCCAGTCATTGTTAATGAATGCTAACAAATGTGtaacaaaatacagtaaagtgttaccaaactttCATTAAGCTAACTAGGTTAATAAACGTTGTTGGATCGACTTTTGCATGAGGAAAACCAAATTGAGATTAATTTTAGTGACTGGCTGAAGCAGTCACTTGAAAGTTAATATTGAAGAGGGCTGTCTAACATCTTAAAATGAAACTAATATAGATCTGAAACAAGATAAGGATGAATAAACGATGACTTTTCATTAAAACTATGAAATTTACCATAAGATTATTCTGGATAGTAGATAATGTGTGTGTTGTTCGATGTAAACAGTGCAGGTTTAAATAGTAGAACTGGAGCTGAATAGGGTGTCACGTCTGAAATGACTAATGTGGGAAATGACAGCCGAGCCTTACCACCGTGGCGGTTGTTGACTCTGTAGAGGCCGATCCACGCCTCGGACACTGGCCGGGTGTGAGTGCCCCTCACCCGGGTGGACCTGGCTGTGACGCCGCTAGCGGAAGAATGGCGACCTCCAGGCAAACGCTCCGAGAAAGTGCGCTGCGGTGCACGGCCTGTTTCCTCCCTGCTCGCTGGGCCTCCTGGACTGCCATCCTCCTCGCGGTTCTCCTCGGCCCCGTTGTCGTCCGTCGGCGTGGCCTGGCTGCTCAGAGACGGGGACATGTGGCTGTCGGCGGGGCTGCCGTCGCTGCTCGCCTGCTGCCCGGTATCCGAATCGCTGCCCTCTTCCGACCGGCTGCGGTTTGTCTCTGAATCATGGTCGAAACTCCCGGAGAACTCCACCATGAGGCTAGTGGGCCTGGTGCTTCTGATTCGTCGACAGGACTCTCTCTTGATGCCATCTTTATCGAAATGTGTCGAAGCAGCCTCCTCGTGTAACCGACTCGATCTCGTCCCCATGTTCAACCACTGCGCGCAGAGCTCGCGCACTAACGTTACCTAAAACCGATCGATCGATGTCTGATCAGCTTACCCGATTGCTCTCTTCACAAAGCCCTTAGGCCATATAAGTAACCATATGCCACATTTATTTCAAAGTCATAAAGTTAACACTGAGATGTGCTGCGTTTAAATTAGTTAAGACCACAGTCTACCGCATTTTCCTTGCAGCTATGTTCTTCTGTGGTCCCTGTTCTACGCATTATAACGGAAGTAAGTTAGCCTCTTTCCTTCTTCGTTCAACCGACAGTGTGACGTCACactataaattaactttttatccAATCATAGAGCAGGCATATGAATGTTTGAAAAGTATGTGATTTAAAAGCTCCACCTGCTATGTGCTATAAAAATGTTAGGCTATATCCTAtgcattttttgtgttttatattctCCTCTAATCTCAAGTAGGCTACACCTTAATCTTGCTCTTGTTGTAAGCGCTTTGATGTAAATGGGATgtaaatatgctatataaataaaatgaacttgaacttgatctagttacccaaaaattaatatgtgctgagaatttactcaccctcggaCGTCCAatatgtggatgagtttgtttctttatctgaacagatttggagaaatttagcattacatcacttgctcaccaatggatcttctgcagtgaatgggtgccgtcagaatgaaagtcctaAGAGCTGATAAAAGCATCGTAATAATCCCCAAGTAATTCACAcagctccagtccatcagttaatgttttgtgaaacaaaaagctgcatgtttgtaataaacaaatttattaagacattttaacttcaaacaattGCAGAACATACCTGAATTATAATAGTAGTAGAATATtaattgatgtttttttatgtGGCTAATCCACTCTGTTTAtaagattttgtttatttttcattcaaacatCAGAGCTGTAAAGCTTCACAATCTGTTTCACAGTTCACACACCACATGCCACTCTGAATTACAGTTAATGTCATTCCACACACCACTTTTGTAAACAGCTGTACAGTCCTCTGCTCCATTATAATCATTCGGCTCTTTTTCCTTCCAGTTGGTGAAAGTTAATGGTTGATCACTCATATCCACAAAATGTCCTTCTTTTTTTATGTCGGTTGCACCAACAAATACGTAAGTAGACTCAAGGGCAGCCTGCATTGAAGTTAGCACTATATTCTCATCTTCACTTCTTGGCAGGACAATTTTAGCCCCATTGTCAGAGCAGAACTTCTGTGCCTGTTTAAAATTTCCCACCAGCCCATCAGACACATAATATTTCTGTCCCGCTTTCCTGAATGTGCGAAATCCTaggactaaatataaaaataaaaacagacattttaaaaGCCCTTATCTTATAAACACGTTCTtacatgaataaacaaaatatgtatagTGCAAACATTAGGAAAATTCTACCTTTCTCAACGATAGTGAGTCTGTCTGTTAGGTATTTGACATCTGATTTAAGTTGTGTTTCTAGCGCGCTTTGAACACCAGTGCCTGTAAAAGCAAATCAGATTGAATATCAGAAGCAGAAAATACTAAGAAGTAGGTATATTCTGTCTGTATGTAACTATAAACTCAATTAAGATATGGTTAAAAGAAAATACTTGATCACAGTCAAGAGCTTCACAAGTTTTACATGATATaatctcattatttatttattgtttgacagatttttttattctAGCCTAGTTTTCAGAAGAAAAGAGATCGAACTTTTTACCTGGTGTACCTGGATTCCCTTTGTCTCCTTTAGGGCCAGCAACACCAGGTGGTCCTATTTTCCCTGGGGGTCCCTGTGCACCAACTCCTGCAGAGTAAAACTGATTATTAAATCTCATTTCTCAGATCTGCAGTCACTTACCTGTCTGCATCATGTTCTACATCCAATTTTATGACTTAACTTAAACATTACCACACCAAAAACTAAAAGCATAAACCTGGATCTCCTTTTTCCCCTTTTGGTCCAGGAAACCCGTCTCTTCCATCTCTGCCAGGGCTGCCGTTGTGTCCCGGTGTGCCCGGGACCCCAGCATAGGATGGACAACTACTTTCAGCTGCAGCTAGTAGCGGCACAAACTCCATAAGGAGCAGCGCAGCACAGAGCTGATGCATTaagagcgccatctgctgttcagTGTGTGAAAAACAAGCAGGATTTGTGTTGCCGCAGACCTCAGAGCGCCCTCGAGTCCaacgaaaaatattttttaccgtttataaaattatttttattttataaaaatgtaatttcactCTGAAAAACGAGATTTGACATTCTAATTCTTTCTTTTTGATTGCAAACAAGTTCACaatgaaaaattaaaagaagGTAAATTAAGATCAACAAGTGTAACATTTTCTCTTACGTTTTCAATTGTctgttgaatgtaaaaaaaaaaaaaaaaaaaaaaaaaaaaacttctgcccAACTGTGTTCtcatatcaaaaatataaaacattgaaaactgaccGGCAAAACAAACTAATGACATGTACTTCACTCTTttgtttaatgctttttaaaaatccaTACCAGAAGCATATGAATCTTACCAACAGTTCAGGCCTGGCGATCAGCACTAAAAGAGAACACGACTGTAAACAACCCTTCATCTAATTTCAGTGACGTAGTTACCCAGGTCAGAGTAcaatgacaaaacaaaaagagaCAAATACTATCATTTTAGAAGTTTTAGATATCTGTCAGTCATGTTTGTTGTCCTGTCATTTATTTGCAACTTACAATGATTgcttttgaacaaaaacaaaaaaaaacatactttgatCCTTGACCTAATCATCAAGGTCTATCAACTTATTACGCAAGGTTACTTTTTCCAATATATTCTCAGAGTTTGTTTAATGCAGATGCACTGTGTTTGAACAGCTGAAAGAAATCCAGGACATTGTATGTTTGAGCTCCTGAGAGAAACTTTTCCAACCCATTTAGCTAtctgttatttataaaatacacttttgGACATACTTTAAGTTCAACTTTGAAGGGCTCAAAAGGGCTGTGAAGGGCTCAGTTTCTTTGACTGATTGAAAGCAGTTCATTTTTGGTCAAATTTATGGTCATGGTTCATTATTATGTATCTTAACAGTGTATCAAATTGGTTTGGATCCTTTTGATGTGATGCCTCTGTCATATAACTTGAAAATAACTGTCTGTAGTTTTCCACtaactttaacattaatttaatatcaCAATTATGTAACTCACAAGATCAATATTATCACTTATcatcttttttttgttcaaaatatgttAATCATATTTAAAGATAAAACTCCATAATATATGGTCCGTATTGATTTTTTTGAAGGTGTTTTCTGTAATTGTATTACGCTTTGTATTGTGATGTGTATTAGGGTTAAATAAAACATCTGTCAGTTTAACAGAGGCAGAACATAACCAGTACCTTTGCCATTTTTCAACTTACTTTCTTTTGAAATAATTTGTGATTCCAAATACAGATGTCCAAACTCAAAAATACTTGATGTATGTTTGATAAGTTTTATGCAAAATAACAAGATCCAACGTTTACAATAAATGTTAATGATTGATTTTGAAGTCATGGTTTTGCTTACGCAAAATGCAATGACTGAAGCCTAACCAGAACATTATTACTCACAATTTATGTTTGAATCTAAATAATTGCTTCAAATGCACTCTGAGCTTTTATAGAACTTCATTCCATTCACCATCTGTGCAGATGGCAACAGTCCTCATTCCCACAACAATCATTAGATTAGTTTTTCATCCATTTAGTAGAAGTTAGAGGTTGGCATGCGTATCAAAATCCCCcctctatctgtttgtctgttgtGTTTGTCTGGTGCAAATTCACTTTGTttgaacagataaaaaaaaaaagctcctgCAAGAAACTTTTACCCACTAACTGATTTAATACCATCTGTAGATTACCCTATACACTCTTTCATCTAAAGCAGAGTAAAGCTAATGCAGGGCTCAGATGTAACTGTGGAAAAGAAGttcatatttgttattttgtGGTTGTGTATGTTGCGATTTTGGTATCTTATCAGTTTTAAGTTGTAAGTAGAATTTCATTAATTTCCATTTTTAAGTTGATTTAAAGTTCTGTTAGTTGTGCAGTTAATGTCATGTTTGGAATGAAACAAAAGAGACACTTTGATTTATgaccaataataaataataatgcatttattaatttgttaaaaattttTTAGTGCACTGTAATTTGTTTTTAAGGATACATTTGACAATGTGATTTATACTGTGCCTTCTATGTGCACTGttaataacatattaatattGCAGATATGTATGTATACTTACGATCTATCAGATGTTTATTTCACATTTGATGGGATTAGTCAAAGTACGTTAAGATGctgtattatgtttaaatatgcaaatgaacaTCTCTAGGACACAAACCTGAACACTGGAAAAAGCAAGGTTTAAAACTATTATTGTACATATCAGAGGTTTTTACAAAGGGCTTCTGAATAAGAAAATGCTTtcaacatttagaaaaaaaaccaccatgtttttaggaataacattttatataaatcagATGAATGTTATATGAACAAACACTTCTTAGgaataaacctgaaaaaatttGGTGTACGTACGCAAATACCGTAGAGATTTCTGGGTCAGTGCaggggaaaaaatattttgagaaaatgaatGTATTGTACTTGATATACAAATTAATTCACTTAATtatccataaatattttttttctttagacatcatgttaaaatgtgagttttaaatatacatttgtctTTTGATATACTGTTATTTGATCTCTCAATCATCACTGCATTGCATTGCGTTGCATGTTTTGCCCAATAAAAccacaataaaaactacaaaCGAAACTatctttgatcataaaactacaCATTAGAAAAACATCTTAATAAGACATATTATTCAGTTTTATAGAATGAAAATCTAAATGTCATCACCCCTACCACCAATAGTAACAATgataaaatcaaattcaaatatGATGGTCCTACTTaagtttattcaaatgtatttattttattttacctggtgGACCTAGACTTCCTTTCTCTCCTTTGGGGCCAGAAGTACCTGCAGGACCTGTAGGTCCTTTACCCAGGGGGTCCCTGTGCACCAACTACATACAACAGCACACTACAAAATTCTATAAAATATTCACCATGTTTTAGAAATGTCCATTTCTATTAACTCAGGTTTGCTTATTTCATTCAAAAACCAAAGCCTGATTACTGTTTACTGTTAGCCGTCAGAATTAGAGCATTTTACTAATTGATAAAGCATTTGTGACTGGTGTAGTCTGGTGTtacattttgttcttttattcttTACAACTATAGTGTGAGTCTAAAATGACATGAACAGCCTTATGTTCCCACTTATGTTCTCACTAACGAACCAGTTTATAGGGTAAGCATTATTTGTGTAAACATTATAAACATACATAATGTCAGATTTGCACTGAAATAAGAAAGACACTCTTTGATTCATGACAAATAGACATAAGAAACTGTTTATTAAGTTGAAACAAAAAGTATagcaattattatttgtattttttctatgCACTGCAGAATAATTTTTTGAAGGACATGCTTTGAGCGGGTGAGGATTTAAACTTTGTGTTCTATGTGGACTGTTTATAGTATATTAGTATTGCAGATCTGTATGATTATAATGTCATACATTCTATTTGATGTCTATTTCACACATAATAGGGCGTATATCACCACAACCGCCATCATCCCAAAGGCCAGTGTCCTCTATAACACCACAGTCTTGTAGTCCCTTATAGTCATCAGGCTGACCAGGACCCCAGTTGGTAAATGTCAATTGTTTCCCCTCAGTGTCCACAAACTGTccctctgtttttctgtctgtgaCTCCAATATATGGCTTCTTACTACCTAAACCACTGGATACTACTAATTTCAATAACGCTTGGTTTTCTGCAGAAGTTCTTGGCGAAACCATTGTTCCACCAAAGTCCTTGCAGAATTTTAATCCTTGATCAAAATTCCCCACAACACCATCAGTGATGTAGTATTTCTGTCCCACTTTCCTGAAGTGGCAGACACTTGAAACTTTCTCAAACGTGGCAATCTTGGCTTTGAGTTGCTGGATCTCAGATTTCAGGGATTCAAGAACACTTTCACTTCCAGGAGACCCTAAATATAGAACGATTACTTTGCATAGCTTGTATAATACACATCCAAACTTTTTCATGCACAACCTTAGTCTCTTAAGTCTCCAGATTTGCACGTTAGAATTTTAAACCTTAAtaacttttaatgtttaataccTTGTGGGCCTGAAGGTCCCCTTTCCCCCTTTTCTCCAGCTGTCCCAGGTGGTCCCGCTTTACCTGGTGGTCCCTGAACACTCACTCCTGTAAGGTAGGGCCAAAATTGAAAATAGGAGTGAAATTATCATTAACTCAGACTTCCGCACTTCACTCATCCTTTATACTCTCTCTTACAAACCGACCTGACTCTCCCTTTTCTCCTTTGGGTCCAATTGCTCCATCTTTACCATCTCTCCCATCTCTTCCAGGCAGACCGTTGTGTCCAGGAGTGCCAGGAACTCCTCCATATGCAGGACAGTTCAGGTTCTGTGGTTCAGCTCCATCCAACAGCTGCAGTGCAAACTGAAGGAGCAGAAGAGCCCAGAGGAACGGCTTTAACAGTAACAGCGCCATCTGTTGATGCCAAAAGGAAAAACGTCAGAGAAATTTTCCACAATCTGTAAACGACATCTAGTCACTGGAACTAATAAATCAGCATACATTCTCAGTTACTTAATCACAGTACGAcattgaaatgttatgtttaaatatgcaaatggtGCATTAAAAGCACTTATTTGCATACATTGAATAAAGTCAGATTCAGATTTCTGAATATCTGATTCAGTCAGATCTCTGAATATCTGTTTTATCACCACATAAATCAGAAACAACTGTCATAAGCAtatttaagtaataaataaggtGAATGTTAAATGAACAGACCTCCGTAAAAAACCTTGAGAATATTCATAGGAAGGAAACTATAAAGTTTGGTGCATGTAaatgctactgaagtggagatttctgTCTCAGTGCAGGGTGAAAAAgggcattaaaataaatactgtaaatgtaattcAACTACTCTGACATTAAATGGAAGAGCAAACTTGACCAATGCATAATAAAACAATGCTTATGCAATCTCTTGCCTTAAACTTGTAAAAATCTAAAGCAAAATCTCCAAGCAGTTTgaacagtatttttgttttcaattaaaaatgtttaaaaaaaatcataagttgGCCTGCTCATTCATCCTTGATAGATAATGGTAAACAAATGGCTTGCTTTCTTTGAAGAAGGCTTATACCTGAGGCTTGGTTTGAGCCCCGAGTTAGAATCATATGATGTGGAGGAAGAATGATGAGGAGCTAGAAGAATTGTTGCTGGGATGGTGCAATGATGATTGACAGGAGTGAATGATTAAGAATGAAGCCCTTCATTCCTAACAGACTTTTTATCTACTAtctatttcattcatttattatatttcatattgtaTAGATTTTTCTGAAAGTGAGAAACATTATTCTATAGTTAATTGTGTGGCAGGACAAATAAGTTACAAAATATTGTAAATGAACATCAGTGAACCACAGTATAGTCTCTTGGAGTTGCTGAATAGCTGCATTATTCCAACTTTCCTATGGGTCTGACCTGATATATTTTCCTAGGAGTGACCTGAACAGTTTCCTCCCTAAGTTAAACATCCATTAAACTCAACTTAATTAGTTTAGTAAGAATAGTGGAAAGTGTTTGTAATGCTCCAGAAGGATGTGACTTAAAATTGAGAAAATAGGAAATACCTACTTATGCTGCAGTCTTTCAGCTTAAGTAGGTATTTCCCGTTTTCTCCATTTGTAGTTCCATACAACATTTTTCATTAGCAAAAAAAGAGTTTGAGACAAAGTTATGCAGATAAGTTTGTAATTCTCGATTGCAATTAACTTGTATAATTATGAAATGCACAATAACGTGTATTGATATATTGAAACGTGATTATTACGCTTTCTCATGTGGTCCTTAAAACACACTAAATAGTATTGTGTGTAATTGCCATACATTTCATGTCTCTTTACAAGCCACTTTTGTGGTTCACTgttcatattttctttctttcaaatattCACTGTAATTATTATCAGCTTttcaaaaaacattcaaattcttACCAGTTTTAATGGAGGAGTCCAAGTGATGCAATGTCTGTTGCCCAACAAGTCCACAAGACTGAAATCACACAACTGACTTAAGAGAGGAGGGTCTTCTTGCTTGTTGTTTTGAATTTCCTTTTCTGAGATAGAGCTCTTTCAGATATGCTTCCCACACAACATACACATGTGCAATGGGCTTTGCAGGCTTTAGAATGCTTCATGCCTGAAGACGCCTCCTCCATGGTGTCAGTCATCTCTCCTGTCTCCTCCTTCTCGACCTGAGATCAATCAAATCTGACTGACAGCTCTTAATGGATGCagaatttggatatttttcaacTTTTGCCATGGGTTTATTTTCCCAAGTGGGTTAAAAGTTAAAATTCTCTATTCTttctacttattttatttttatttattataaataatgaccTTCTAACACAAACAGTATCTATTATTTTTCTCTTCTATtgactaaataatatttatt
It encodes:
- the LOC113119724 gene encoding E3 ubiquitin-protein ligase znrf2-like, which produces MGTRSSRLHEEAASTHFDKDGIKRESCRRIRSTRPTSLMVEFSGSFDHDSETNRSRSEEGSDSDTGQQASSDGSPADSHMSPSLSSQATPTDDNGAEENREEDGSPGGPASREETGRAPQRTFSERLPGGRHSSASGVTARSTRVRGTHTRPVSEAWIGLYRVNNRHGAIRCPFCTKPFPGGRIEDHLLSCLTSPPLPYNTDVLAKDSGECSICLEDLLQGETIARLACLCVYHKSCIDTWSKVKPCCPEHPFD
- the hbl4 gene encoding hexose-binding lectin 4 isoform X1; its protein translation is MKGCLQSCSLLVLIARPELLVRFICFCEQQMALLMHQLCAALLLMEFVPLLAAAESSCPSYAGVPGTPGHNGSPGRDGRDGFPGPKGEKGDPGVGAQGPPGKIGPPGVAGPKGDKGNPGTPGTGVQSALETQLKSDVKYLTDRLTIVEKVLGFRTFRKAGQKYYVSDGLVGNFKQAQKFCSDNGAKIVLPRSEDENIVLTSMQAALESTYVFVGATDIKKEGHFVDMSDQPLTFTNWKEKEPNDYNGAEDCTAVYKSGVWNDINCNSEWHVVCEL
- the hbl4 gene encoding hexose-binding lectin 4 isoform X2, yielding MALLMHQLCAALLLMEFVPLLAAAESSCPSYAGVPGTPGHNGSPGRDGRDGFPGPKGEKGDPGVGAQGPPGKIGPPGVAGPKGDKGNPGTPGTGVQSALETQLKSDVKYLTDRLTIVEKVLGFRTFRKAGQKYYVSDGLVGNFKQAQKFCSDNGAKIVLPRSEDENIVLTSMQAALESTYVFVGATDIKKEGHFVDMSDQPLTFTNWKEKEPNDYNGAEDCTAVYKSGVWNDINCNSEWHVVCEL
- the LOC113119732 gene encoding pulmonary surfactant-associated protein D yields the protein MALLLLKPFLWALLLLQFALQLLDGAEPQNLNCPAYGGVPGTPGHNGLPGRDGRDGKDGAIGPKGEKGESGVSVQGPPGKAGPPGTAGEKGERGPSGPQGSPGSESVLESLKSEIQQLKAKIATFEKVSSVCHFRKVGQKYYITDGVVGNFDQGLKFCKDFGGTMVSPRTSAENQALLKLVVSSGLGSKKPYIGVTDRKTEGQFVDTEGKQLTFTNWGPGQPDDYKGLQDCGVIEDTGLWDDGGCGDIRPIMCEIDIK